The genomic DNA CAGGTCCGCCTCGCGGATGGTGGCCACGCGCTGGCCGACGATGATCACGCAGGCCCCGGCGGTCTCCCGCGCGAGCGCCGTACGCAGCCGGGCGTCGGTCGCGACGTCGAGGGCGGAGAAGGCGTCGTCGAAGACGTAGACCTCGGGCCGCTTGACCAGGGCTCGGGCGATGGCGAGCCGCTGGCGCTGGCCGCCGGAGACGTTCGTGCCGCCCTGGGAGACCGGCGCCTCCAGGCCCTCGGGCATCGCGCGGACGAAGTCCTCGGCCTGGGCCGTGCGCAGGGCCGCCCAGAGCTCGTCGTCGGTCGCGTCGGGGTTGCCGTAGCGCAGGTTGCTCGCGACCGTCCCGCTGAACAGGAACGCCCGCTGCGGCACCAGCCCGATCCGGCTCCACAGCGCCTCGGGCTCGAGGTCGCGCACGTCCACGCCGTCGACCTCGACCCGCCCCGTGGTGGCGTCGAACAGCCGCGGCGCGAGCGAGACCAGCGTCGTCTTCCCCGAACCGGTGGACCCGATGATCGCCGTGGTCTGACCGGCCTGCGCCGTGAACGTCACGTCGTGCAGCACCGGGGAGTCGGCGCCGGGGTAGGTGAAGCCGACGTGGTCGAAGCGGACCTGGGCGGTCGTGGTGCCCGAGGTGAGGCCCTCTGCGGGCGGCACGACGGAGGACTCGGTGGCCAGGACCTCGCCGATGCGCTCGGCGCAGACCGCGGCGCGCGGGGCGATCATGAGCAGGAACGTCGCCATCAGCACCGACATGAGGATCTGCACCAGGTAGGTGAGGAAGGCGGTGAGCGCACCGATCTGCATCTCCCCGGCGTCGATGCGCCGCGCGCCGAACCACAGCACGGCGACGCTGGAGAGGTTGAGCACGAGCATGACGATCGGGAACATCGCCGCCTGGTAGCGCCCGACGGAGGTCTGGGTGGCGGTCAGCTCGGCGTTCGCACGGCCGAAGCGGTCGGCCTCGAAGGGCTCCCGGACGAACGCCCGTACCACCCGGATGCCGGTGATCTGCTCGCGCAGCACGCGGTTGACCGTGTCGATCCGGGTCTGCACGACGCGGAACAGCGGCCGCATCTTCCAGATCAGCAGGCCGATCGAGACGACCAGCAGCGGCACGGCGACGATGATCAGCCAGCTGAGCACGACGTCCTCGCGCAGCGCCATGACGACTCCGCCGACCATGGTGATCGGGGCGGCGACGAAGACGGTGGAGGAGAGCAGGGCGAGCAGCTGGACCTGCTGGACGTCGTTGGTCGTCCGGGTGATCAGGGAGGGCGCGCCGAAGTGGTTGACCTCGCGGGCGGAGAAGGACAGCACGCGGTCGAACACCGCCGCGCGGACGTCGCGGCCGAAGCCCATCGCGGCCCGGGCGCCCAGGTAGGTCGCGGCCGCGGCGCAGACGATCTGCACGACGCTGACGGCGAGCATGACCCTCCCGGTGCGCCAGATGAAGGCGGTGTCGCCGCGCACGACGCCCTGGTCGATGATCGCGGCGTTGAGGCTGGGCAGGTAGAGCGAGGCCAGCGTGCCGACGAGCTGCAGGACGAGCACGCCCAGCAGCAGGCGGCCGTACGGGGCCAGCAGGCGCTCGCGGAGGAGCTTGATCAGCACGGGGTCTCCTGGGTTCGGCAGGGGTGCGCGGGGGTGCGGGCGATCCCGTGCAGCACGAGGTCGACGATGCGGTCGGGCCGGGCGAGGGACTCGTCGCCGAGCAGCGGGTGGGTGAGGGAGAAGACGGCGGCCCGCAGCGCGGTGACGGCCTCGGCGGTCGTGAACCGCAGCTGGTCGGTGTCGGGGCCGATGAGGTCGGCGAGCACGAGCTCGAGCTGCTCGCGGTCGTGCTGCTGCTTCGCGTGCAGCGACTCGTGCGCGGGCGGCTCCTCGCCGTCCTCGCGCGCCCAGCCCGGGCGCAGCCGCAGCGCGTGGAAGAGGGCGAAGACCCGGCGGGTCCGGTCCTGCAGGATCGTGACCGCCCTCACCAGCCGTACGGGCAGGGGCAGGTCCCGGTCGATGGCCAGGATCGCGTCGCGGGACCGCTGCTCGTCGAAGACCTCCTCGATGACGGCGTCGATCAGCTCGTCCTTGGTCGCGAAGGCGCGGAAGATCGTCCCCTCCGCGACGCCGGCCGCCTCGGCGATCTGACGGGTGCTGATGTCGCGGCCGTAGCGCTCGAGGAGGGGTTCGGTGGCGCTGATGAGCGCCGAGCGGCGGTCCTCCAGCGGCAGGGGGGCAGCACGGGGTGGCACGACGAAGACCATATGAGTGAGCACTCACTCACGCAAGGGCTCTGTCGGAGCAGCCGCCCGCTCGGGGGTGGTTCCAGGGTCAGGGGTTTGGGCGCGACACGGGGGAGCGGCACCGGGTGGGCGAGGATGGGGGCCTCGCCGGCCAGCAGGCCGGCCCGGGCGGAGGAGTGGGTGTGGGGCTGAACGGGCTCGAGGACAAGGTCTTCGACGCGGTCCTGTTCGACATGGACGGCACGCTGGTCGACTCGACGGCGGCGGTCTACCGCGCCTGGGCCGCCTGGGCGGTGGAGCACGGCATCTCGGAGGAGCAGATGCGCGGCCACGACGGGATCCCCGCCGCGAGCATCGTGGCCAAGTTCCTGCCCGAGGCCGAGCGCGAGGCCGGGGTGCTCCGCATCAACGAGCTCGAGCTGAACGACACCGGCGGCCTGCTGGTGCTGCCCGGTGCCTCGGAAGCCCTCGCCGCGCTGGTCGGCGCGCCGAACGCCATCGCCACGTCCTGCACGATGCCGCTGGCAAAGGCCCGGATCGCCTCGTCGGGGCTGGCCGCGCCGAGCGTCCTCGTGACCGCCGACCAGACCGAGCACGGCAAGCCGGCGCCCGACCCCTACCTGCTCGCCGCCGAGCGCCTCGGGGTCGACCCGACGCTCTGCCTGGTCGTGGAGGACGCCCCGCTCGGCCTCCAGGCCGCGAAGGCGGCCGGCTGCGCGACGCTCGCCGTCGTCACCACGACCGCGCGCGAGAAGCTCGACGCCGACGCCGTGGTCACGAACCTCGCCGAGGTCCGCTTCGAGGCCGGGCCCGACGGCATCCGCGTGCGCCCCGCCCCCGTCGAGGCCTGAGGACCGGGGCGACCGAGACCGTTCTCAGAAGGACGACGTGGGCGCGGCCTGCTCCGCGCCCGCGTCCGCCACGGGGGCGAGCGTCACCGCGGTGCCGTACGCGACGACCTCGCTGAGCGACTGCGTGATCTCGCTGCAGTCGAACCGCAGCCCGACGATCGCGTCGGCCCCCGCCTCCCGGGCCATGTCGACGACCTTGGCGATCGCGTCCTGGCGGGAGTCGGTCAGCATCGCGGTGTAGCCCTCGACGACGCCGGCGTTGCGCAGGTCCGGACGCAGCTCGCGGGTGCGGGCCACGACCGAGACGACCGGGCCGAGTACGTCCGCGGTCTCGCGGCCGGGCACGACGTCCATCGTCACGACGGGCATCCCGAACCGCCGCAGCGACGGGCGCGCGGGCGGCGGCGGGGACCACTGCTGCTGGCCGTACTGCCCGTAGCCCTGCTGCGGGGCCTGGCCGTAGCCCTGCTGGCCGTAGCCCTGCGGCTGCGGCTGGCCGTAGGGCTGCTGGGGCTGGCCGTACGGGTTCGGCTGGCGGCCCGGCTGCCCGTAGGGGGGCTGCTGGCCGTACGGGTTGCTCATGGCCTCAAGATATCCGGCGCCAGGAGCGCGCGGCAGGCGATCCGGCGCCCTCCGACGGCGGTGTCGCGCCGTAGGGGGACCCGTCCGGCTCAGCCGAGCTCGGTCATCGACACGGTCACGAACATCTCCGACGAACCGCCCGAGTACGTCCCCCGCAGCGGGGCGACGTCGCCGTAGTCGCGGCCCTGCCCGACACGCACGTAGCGGTCGGTGAGGCGCCGGCCCTGGGTCGGGTCGTAGGAGACCCACGACCCGCACCACCACTCGACCCACGAGTGGCTCTCGCCCACGACCGTGCTGCCCACCGAGCCGTCGCGCCCCGGGTGGAGGTAGCCCGAGACGTAGCGCGCCGGGAGCCCGATCGAGCGCAGCGCGCCCAGGGCCACGTGGGTGTAGTCCTGGCACACGCCGGTGCCCAGCTCCCAGACCTCGGCGGCGGTGCTGTTCACCGTGGTCGAGCCTCGGCGGTAGGAGAGCCGGTCGTGCACGATCCGGCAGACGTCGAGCCCGGCGAGGCGCGGCGGCTGCTGCGCCACCTCGGCGACCCGGGCGGTGAGCTCGGGCGGCGGCGCCGTGCGGGTGGTCACGGTGAGGAAGTCGGTCATCGGGTCGATGACGCCGCGGTCGCGCAGGGCCGGCCAGCCGAGGTCGTTGCGGGCCGGGCGGCGCTCGGTGTCCCAGGCGATCTCGTCGCCTCGGGTGTCGACGACGGCCTGGGAGTGCACGGTCAAGCGCTCGTGCGGCTCGTGGAGCTCGAAGGTGGTGACGTTCGTGCCCCAGTAGTCGACGTAGCTGAAGCTCCAGGCCGTCGGCTCGATGGTGATCCGGCTGGTCCAGACCGTCTGCCCGTCGCGGGTCTGCGGCGCCATCCGCGCCTCGTTGTACGACGAGCGCACCGGTGAGTCGTAGCGGAAGCCGGTCTGGTGGTCGATCGACAGCCTCATCGCGTCCCCTCCGTCACCCACGCGTGTTGGTCCTCCGCGGCGAAGTACTGCCGCGTCACGAGCTCGGTCACCGCGGCGGTGACGTCCTGCACCGCGCCCATCTCCTCGTCGAGGTGGGCCACCAGGTGGTGCATGTCGGCGTACTCGAGGCGGGCCCGCAGCTGGCCGAGCTGGCGCCGGGCCTGCGAGGCGCGTCCGGAGCCGGTCGGGTCGTCTACCGCGAGCTTGGCCAGGCAGTCGGAGGCGGCGTTGAGCCCGTGCATGATCGAGCGCGGGAAGCGGGCGTCGAGGATGAGGAACTCGGCCGCCGACACGTCGTCGTGCACCCCGCGGTAGGTGCGCAGGAAGGCGTCGTGGCCGCCGCAGCCGCGCAGCACCGACGGCCACTGGGCCGCGCCGCCGGAGACCGACGCCGAGGCCACCAGGCGCGAGGTCATGTCGGCCTGCTCCAGGCAGCGGCCCAGCGACAGGAACTGCCACCCGTCGTCGCGGACCATCGTGCCGCGGGCGATGCCGCCGAACATCGCGCTGCGCTCGCGGGCCCAGTTCAGGAAGCTGTTGGCGCGCGCCACCCCGAAGCCGCCGGAGGGCAGCTGGTGCCAGGTGGTGTTGATGCACTCCCACAGGTCGAGGGGGATGACCTCGCGGGCCCGCCGGGCGTTGTCCCGGGCGGCCGCCCAGCAGGAGAAGATCGAACTCGGCTCGCGGCGGTCGTACGCGAGCAGGCGCAGCAGGTCGAGGTGGGTCGGTTCCTCGACCCCCTCGACGCTCATCAGCGCGAGCAGGTTGGCGCTGGTCTGGATCTCGCTGGAGCTGTCCTCCACGAGCAGGCGCAGGTGGGTCTGCAGGAGCCGGGCCGTGTCCTCGGCCCGCTCGACGTAGC from Microlunatus sagamiharensis includes the following:
- a CDS encoding transglutaminase family protein; translation: MRLSIDHQTGFRYDSPVRSSYNEARMAPQTRDGQTVWTSRITIEPTAWSFSYVDYWGTNVTTFELHEPHERLTVHSQAVVDTRGDEIAWDTERRPARNDLGWPALRDRGVIDPMTDFLTVTTRTAPPPELTARVAEVAQQPPRLAGLDVCRIVHDRLSYRRGSTTVNSTAAEVWELGTGVCQDYTHVALGALRSIGLPARYVSGYLHPGRDGSVGSTVVGESHSWVEWWCGSWVSYDPTQGRRLTDRYVRVGQGRDYGDVAPLRGTYSGGSSEMFVTVSMTELG
- a CDS encoding alpha-E domain-containing protein, with protein sequence MILSRIAESMFWIGRYVERAEDTARLLQTHLRLLVEDSSSEIQTSANLLALMSVEGVEEPTHLDLLRLLAYDRREPSSIFSCWAAARDNARRAREVIPLDLWECINTTWHQLPSGGFGVARANSFLNWARERSAMFGGIARGTMVRDDGWQFLSLGRCLEQADMTSRLVASASVSGGAAQWPSVLRGCGGHDAFLRTYRGVHDDVSAAEFLILDARFPRSIMHGLNAASDCLAKLAVDDPTGSGRASQARRQLGQLRARLEYADMHHLVAHLDEEMGAVQDVTAAVTELVTRQYFAAEDQHAWVTEGTR
- a CDS encoding ABC transporter ATP-binding protein, which produces MLIKLLRERLLAPYGRLLLGVLVLQLVGTLASLYLPSLNAAIIDQGVVRGDTAFIWRTGRVMLAVSVVQIVCAAAATYLGARAAMGFGRDVRAAVFDRVLSFSAREVNHFGAPSLITRTTNDVQQVQLLALLSSTVFVAAPITMVGGVVMALREDVVLSWLIIVAVPLLVVSIGLLIWKMRPLFRVVQTRIDTVNRVLREQITGIRVVRAFVREPFEADRFGRANAELTATQTSVGRYQAAMFPIVMLVLNLSSVAVLWFGARRIDAGEMQIGALTAFLTYLVQILMSVLMATFLLMIAPRAAVCAERIGEVLATESSVVPPAEGLTSGTTTAQVRFDHVGFTYPGADSPVLHDVTFTAQAGQTTAIIGSTGSGKTTLVSLAPRLFDATTGRVEVDGVDVRDLEPEALWSRIGLVPQRAFLFSGTVASNLRYGNPDATDDELWAALRTAQAEDFVRAMPEGLEAPVSQGGTNVSGGQRQRLAIARALVKRPEVYVFDDAFSALDVATDARLRTALARETAGACVIIVGQRVATIREADLIVVLEDGRVVGQGTHTELLEGCPTYAEIVDSQRSAQEVLA
- a CDS encoding YbjQ family protein, whose translation is MSNPYGQQPPYGQPGRQPNPYGQPQQPYGQPQPQGYGQQGYGQAPQQGYGQYGQQQWSPPPPARPSLRRFGMPVVTMDVVPGRETADVLGPVVSVVARTRELRPDLRNAGVVEGYTAMLTDSRQDAIAKVVDMAREAGADAIVGLRFDCSEITQSLSEVVAYGTAVTLAPVADAGAEQAAPTSSF
- a CDS encoding HAD-IA family hydrolase; this translates as MGEDGGLAGQQAGPGGGVGVGLNGLEDKVFDAVLFDMDGTLVDSTAAVYRAWAAWAVEHGISEEQMRGHDGIPAASIVAKFLPEAEREAGVLRINELELNDTGGLLVLPGASEALAALVGAPNAIATSCTMPLAKARIASSGLAAPSVLVTADQTEHGKPAPDPYLLAAERLGVDPTLCLVVEDAPLGLQAAKAAGCATLAVVTTTAREKLDADAVVTNLAEVRFEAGPDGIRVRPAPVEA
- a CDS encoding TetR/AcrR family transcriptional regulator; the encoded protein is MPPRAAPLPLEDRRSALISATEPLLERYGRDISTRQIAEAAGVAEGTIFRAFATKDELIDAVIEEVFDEQRSRDAILAIDRDLPLPVRLVRAVTILQDRTRRVFALFHALRLRPGWAREDGEEPPAHESLHAKQQHDREQLELVLADLIGPDTDQLRFTTAEAVTALRAAVFSLTHPLLGDESLARPDRIVDLVLHGIARTPAHPCRTQETPC